One segment of Nocardioides sp. QY071 DNA contains the following:
- a CDS encoding VWA domain-containing protein, translating into MTETPESRDRLTRWRLVLGGGEADPDDVHLSAADLVRDRALSQLYDGAGSGSGRPGGPRRGGLGRSAPGVNRWLGDIRTYFPSSVVQVMQADAMDRLGLHELLLEPETMAAVQPDLNLVTTLVGLNRVIPEHSRTTARAVVRAVTDQLEERLRSKTVQAVSGAVDRASRTRRPRHHEIDWRRTIAANLKHYLPEHGTVVPERLHGHARRNRQTERHIILCIDQSGSMAESVVHSSVFGAVLASLRTVSTRLVAFDTEVADLTDEIDDPVDVLFGVQLGGGTDINRALAYCQSLIERPEETVLVLISDLYEGGIAEEMLRRANAITSSGAVMVALLALSDSGAPSYDATHAAALAAIGVPAFACTPDQFPDLMAAAIEKRDLAQWAAANDIVVASAVPDDN; encoded by the coding sequence ATGACCGAGACGCCAGAGTCCCGCGACCGGCTCACCCGGTGGCGCCTGGTCCTCGGCGGCGGCGAGGCCGACCCCGACGACGTCCATCTCTCGGCCGCGGACCTGGTCCGCGACCGCGCCCTGTCCCAGCTCTACGACGGCGCCGGCTCCGGCTCCGGTCGCCCGGGCGGTCCGCGTCGCGGCGGGCTCGGACGCTCGGCGCCCGGCGTGAACCGGTGGCTCGGCGACATCCGCACCTACTTCCCGTCCTCGGTGGTGCAGGTGATGCAGGCCGACGCGATGGACCGGCTCGGCCTCCACGAGCTGCTGCTCGAGCCCGAGACGATGGCCGCGGTGCAGCCCGACCTCAACCTGGTCACCACCCTGGTCGGCCTCAACCGGGTGATCCCCGAGCACAGCCGCACCACTGCCCGCGCGGTCGTGCGGGCGGTCACCGACCAGCTCGAGGAGCGGCTGCGCAGCAAGACCGTCCAGGCGGTCTCCGGGGCCGTGGACCGGGCCTCCCGCACCCGGCGTCCGCGACACCACGAGATCGACTGGCGCCGCACCATCGCCGCCAATCTCAAGCACTACCTGCCCGAGCACGGCACCGTCGTACCCGAGCGGCTCCACGGCCACGCCCGCCGCAACCGCCAGACCGAGCGCCACATCATCTTGTGCATCGACCAGTCCGGCTCGATGGCGGAGTCGGTCGTCCACTCCAGCGTCTTCGGCGCCGTCCTCGCCTCACTGCGCACCGTGTCGACGCGGCTGGTCGCCTTCGACACCGAGGTCGCCGACCTCACCGACGAGATCGACGACCCGGTCGACGTGCTCTTCGGCGTCCAGCTCGGCGGCGGCACCGACATCAACCGCGCCCTGGCCTACTGCCAGTCACTGATCGAGCGGCCCGAGGAGACCGTGCTGGTACTGATCAGCGACCTCTACGAGGGCGGCATCGCCGAGGAGATGCTGCGCCGCGCCAACGCGATCACGTCCTCGGGCGCGGTCATGGTCGCGCTGCTGGCGCTGAGCGACTCGGGAGCCCCGTCGTACGACGCCACGCATGCCGCCGCGCTGGCCGCGATCGGCGTGCCCGCCTTCGCGTGCACGCCCGACCAGTTCCCCGACCTGATGGCCGCGGCGATCGAGAAGCGGGACCTCGCGCAGTGGGCAGCGGCCAACGACATCGTGGTCGCGAGCGCGGTCCCCGACGACAACTAG
- the pyrE gene encoding orotate phosphoribosyltransferase, producing the protein MTTTDTALAADIDATCRLTGEFVLRSGQVSNEYFDKYLFEADPILLARVAREVAQLLPEEIDLLGALEMGGIPIATAVSQLMGIPVVFVRKKAKEYGTAKLAEGPSFDGRKVVLIEDVITTGGAVRDATNALREGGAVVETVVCAIDRSPAGENPLADVALEVRAVLTKAELDEARAAAHA; encoded by the coding sequence GTGACGACCACGGACACCGCCCTCGCCGCCGACATCGACGCCACCTGCCGCCTCACCGGCGAGTTCGTGCTCCGGTCGGGCCAGGTCAGCAACGAGTACTTCGACAAGTACCTCTTCGAGGCCGACCCGATCCTGCTCGCCCGCGTCGCGCGCGAGGTCGCCCAGCTGCTGCCGGAGGAGATCGACCTGCTCGGCGCGCTGGAGATGGGCGGCATCCCGATCGCCACCGCGGTCAGCCAGCTGATGGGCATCCCGGTGGTCTTCGTGCGCAAGAAGGCCAAGGAGTACGGCACCGCCAAGCTCGCCGAGGGTCCGTCGTTCGACGGCCGCAAGGTCGTGCTGATCGAGGACGTCATCACCACCGGCGGTGCGGTCCGCGACGCGACCAACGCGCTGCGCGAGGGTGGCGCGGTCGTCGAGACGGTCGTGTGCGCGATCGACCGCAGCCCGGCCGGCGAGAACCCCCTCGCCGACGTCGCGCTCGAGGTCCGTGCGGTGCTGACCAAGGCCGAGCTCGACGAGGCTCGCGCCGCGGCCCACGCCTGA
- a CDS encoding pyridoxal phosphate-dependent aminotransferase: protein MSPAARRVAGMGTTIFAEMSALAVRTGAVNLGQGFPDTDGPPVILDAAVAALRGGANQYAPGPGVPALRQAIARHQQRRYGIELDPDREVVVTTGCTEAIAGALLGLVDPGDEVVVLEPYYDSYTAMIDFAGGVRRPVTLRAPDFRLDPAELEAAVSDRTKLILLNTPHNPTGRVLDADELAAVARVATAHDVLVVTDEVYEHLTFDGRPHVPISTLPGMAERTLTLSSAGKSWSVTGWKVGWASGPAELVAALTAAKQWLTFTSGAPLQPAVAAALDAGDDFPAGLARDLQAQRDQLVAGLRAAGLTTYVPEGTYFATTDVSGLGWASGGDFCRALPERAGVVAIPSEVFYDDPDAPGSGRHLVRWAFCKRPEVIAEAVRRLGAADLSA, encoded by the coding sequence ATGTCTCCTGCTGCCCGACGCGTCGCCGGGATGGGTACGACCATCTTCGCCGAGATGTCCGCGCTCGCCGTCCGGACCGGCGCCGTCAACCTCGGCCAGGGATTCCCCGACACCGACGGCCCGCCGGTCATCCTCGACGCGGCCGTCGCGGCGCTGCGGGGCGGAGCGAACCAGTACGCGCCCGGCCCCGGCGTCCCCGCTCTGCGGCAGGCGATCGCGCGCCACCAGCAGCGCCGCTACGGCATCGAGCTCGACCCGGACCGCGAGGTCGTGGTGACCACCGGCTGCACCGAGGCGATCGCCGGCGCGCTGCTCGGGCTGGTCGACCCGGGCGACGAGGTGGTCGTGCTCGAGCCCTACTACGACTCCTACACGGCGATGATCGACTTCGCCGGCGGCGTACGACGGCCGGTCACCCTGCGCGCACCGGACTTCCGGCTCGACCCGGCCGAGCTCGAGGCGGCGGTCAGCGACCGGACCAAGCTGATCCTGCTCAACACCCCGCACAACCCGACCGGCCGGGTGCTCGACGCCGACGAGCTGGCCGCCGTGGCCCGGGTCGCGACCGCGCACGACGTGCTGGTGGTGACCGACGAGGTCTACGAGCACCTCACCTTCGACGGCCGCCCGCACGTGCCGATCTCGACCCTGCCCGGCATGGCCGAGCGCACGCTCACCCTGTCCAGCGCCGGGAAGTCCTGGTCGGTGACCGGGTGGAAGGTCGGCTGGGCGAGCGGCCCGGCCGAGCTGGTCGCGGCCCTGACCGCGGCCAAGCAGTGGCTGACCTTCACCTCCGGCGCGCCACTGCAGCCGGCCGTGGCGGCCGCCCTGGACGCGGGCGACGACTTCCCCGCCGGCCTCGCCCGCGACCTGCAGGCCCAGCGGGACCAGCTGGTCGCCGGGCTGCGGGCGGCGGGCCTGACGACGTACGTGCCCGAGGGCACCTACTTCGCCACCACCGACGTGAGCGGGCTCGGCTGGGCCAGTGGCGGGGACTTCTGCCGCGCCCTGCCCGAGCGGGCCGGCGTCGTGGCGATCCCCTCGGAGGTCTTCTACGACGACCCGGACGCGCCCGGGAGCGGCCGCCACCTGGTGCGGTGGGCGTTCTGCAAGAGGCCGGAGGTCATCGCCGAGGCGGTACGCCGGCTCGGCGCGGCCGACCTGAGCGCGTGA